A window of Helicobacter pylori genomic DNA:
TGTATAAAAATATCTTAAAACAAAACCATTACCGCCCCAAACACTTTGAAGAAAGCGTTGAAAAGCTTTTGATCGTTCAAAAAATCAGCGCTCTATTCCCCAAAACCACCACCCCTTTGGAGCAATCCAGTCTGTCGCTTTGGGCGAAATTGCAAGACAAGTTAGACATTCTTATCCTAAAGCCTAGCGATGTTAAAGTCTCTCTTAATGAAGAAGAAATGAAAAAGTATTATGAGTCCCATAAAAAGGACTTTAAAAAACCCACGAGCTTTAAAACACGATCCTTATATTTTGACGCTAATTTAGAAAAATCTGATTTGAAAGAATTAGAGGAATACTACAACAAAAACAAGGCATCTTATTTGGATAAAGAGGGGAAATTGCAGGATTTTAAAAGCGTTCAAGAGCAAGTCAAGCATGATTTGAACATGCAAAAAGCGAATGAAAAAGCTTTAAGGAGTTATATCGCTTTAAAAAAGGGGAACACGCAAAATTACACCACGCAAGATTTTGAAGAAAACAACTCCCCCTATACCACTGAAATCACGCAAAAACTCACCGCTCTCAAGCCCCTTGAAATCCTAAAGCCTGAGCCTTTTAAAGATGGTTTTATTGTGGTACAGCTTGTCTCTCAAACTAAAGACGCATTGCAAGATTTTGATGGAGCCAAAAGCGCTCTTAAAACCCGTTTGACTCAAGAAAAAACCCTTACGGCGTTGCAAACTTTAGCCAAAGAAAAGCTTAAGGATTTTAAGGGAAAAAGCGTGGGCTATGTAAGCCCTAATTTTGGAGGCACTATTAGTGAACTTAACCAAGAAGAAAGCTCTAAATTCATCAACACCCTTTTTAACCGCCAAGAAAAAAAGGGATTTGTTACTATAGGCGATAAAGTGGTGCTTTATCAAATCACAGAACAAAATTTCAACCACTCCTTTAGCGCCGAAGAAAGCCAGTATATGGAGCGTCTGGTCAATAACACTAAAACGGAATTTTTTGATAAGGCTTTGATGGAAGAATTAAAAAAACGCTATAAGATAGTCAAATACATTCAATAAATGCAAGGGGAAATAATGGAACATAAAGAAATTGTTATAGGGGTTGATATAGGCTCTAGGAAGATTTGCGCGATAGTGGCTGAATTTAAAGACGGGATTTTACGCATCATTGGCACCGCTCATCAAGACTCTAAAGAAATCAATTCAAAAGCCATTAAAAGAGGTCGTATCAATAGCCTTGCTCATGCTTCTAGTGCCATTAAAGAAGTGATCAATAGCGCTAAAAAAATGGCAGGTTTGAACGCTGATGAAGATAAGAATAACCCCATTTCCTCCTTTAGAGAATCGTATCACCCTAAAACTAAAGCGATCGTTTCTTTTTCTGGGGCTTATACTGAAAGCATTAGAGATGTTGCCGGTGTGGCTAGCACCAAAGATAATGTGGTTACTATAGATGAAATCAATCGCGCTATCAATAACGCATGCGCTAAAGCAGGCTTAGATAATGACAAACATATTTTACATGCCCTCCCCTACCGCTTCACTTTAGACAAGCAAGAAGTGAATGACCCTTTAGGGATGAGCGGGACTCGCTTAGAAGTCTTTATCCACATTGTCTATACAGAAAAAAATAACATTGAAAATTTAGAAAAGATCATGATTCAATCTGGGGTAGAGATTGAAAACATCGTGATCAATTCTTATGCAGCCTCGATTGCTACCTTGTCTAATGACGAAAAAGAATTGGGCGTGGCTTGCGTAGATATGGGCGGAGAGACATGCAACCTTACGATTTATAGCGGCAATTCTATACGCTATAACCAATATTTACCCATAGGCTCTCACCATTTAACCACCGACTTATCGTACATGCTCAACACCCC
This region includes:
- a CDS encoding peptidylprolyl isomerase; this encodes MIEWMQNHRKYLVVTIWISTIAFIAAGMIGWGQYSFSLDSNNAAKVGQIKISQEELAQEYRRLKDAYAESIPDFKELTEEQIKAMHLEKSALNILINQALLRNLALDLGLGATKQEIAKEIRKTSVFQKDGVFDEELYKNILKQNHYRPKHFEESVEKLLIVQKISALFPKTTTPLEQSSLSLWAKLQDKLDILILKPSDVKVSLNEEEMKKYYESHKKDFKKPTSFKTRSLYFDANLEKSDLKELEEYYNKNKASYLDKEGKLQDFKSVQEQVKHDLNMQKANEKALRSYIALKKGNTQNYTTQDFEENNSPYTTEITQKLTALKPLEILKPEPFKDGFIVVQLVSQTKDALQDFDGAKSALKTRLTQEKTLTALQTLAKEKLKDFKGKSVGYVSPNFGGTISELNQEESSKFINTLFNRQEKKGFVTIGDKVVLYQITEQNFNHSFSAEESQYMERLVNNTKTEFFDKALMEELKKRYKIVKYIQ
- the ftsA gene encoding cell division protein FtsA, giving the protein MEHKEIVIGVDIGSRKICAIVAEFKDGILRIIGTAHQDSKEINSKAIKRGRINSLAHASSAIKEVINSAKKMAGLNADEDKNNPISSFRESYHPKTKAIVSFSGAYTESIRDVAGVASTKDNVVTIDEINRAINNACAKAGLDNDKHILHALPYRFTLDKQEVNDPLGMSGTRLEVFIHIVYTEKNNIENLEKIMIQSGVEIENIVINSYAASIATLSNDEKELGVACVDMGGETCNLTIYSGNSIRYNQYLPIGSHHLTTDLSYMLNTPFPCAEEVKIKYGDLSFESEGETLSQNVQIPTTGSDGNENHIVPLSEIQSIMRERALETFKIIHRSIQDSGLEEHLGGGVVLTGGMALMKGIKELAKIHFTNYPVRLATPMEKYNIMGMFEDLKDPRFSVVVGLILYKAGGHTNYERDSKGIIRYHESDDYMRKPHQSISTPHIHSSPTERNLSDLKAPSVPLSTAKNDDFLPIKPIEQKGFFKSFLDKISKIF